In Camelus dromedarius isolate mCamDro1 chromosome 24, mCamDro1.pat, whole genome shotgun sequence, one genomic interval encodes:
- the TFR2 gene encoding transferrin receptor protein 2 isoform X3, with amino-acid sequence MERLWGLLRRRAQRLSSRPSQTIYKRVEGTQQGRLEEEEEDREEGVEPSAHFCPMELRGPEPLGSRPARQNLGFWAVAGRRAAPYLVLIALLIFTGAFLLGYVAFRGSCQACGDDVLVVSEDLNHELGADSHQGTLYWSDLQAMFLQLLGEGHLEDIIRQTSLRQRMAGSAGMAALAQDIREALLHQQLDHVWMDTHYVGLQFPDPDHPNTLHWVNASGRPEEQLPLEDPDVYCPYSATGNATGELVYAHYGRSEDLQDLRARGVEPTGRLLLVRLGMINFAQKVHLGTGDPYTPGFPSFNQTQFPPVQSSGLPSIPAQPISADIASLLLRKLEGPVAPQEWQGHLPVSPYRLGPGPGLHLGVNNHRASTPISNIFGCIEGRSEPDHYVVIGAQRDAWGPGAAKSAVGTAILLELVRTFSSMVSNGFRPRRSLLFISWDGGDFGSVGSTEWLEGYLSVLHLKAVVYVSLDNAVLGDDKFHAKTSPLLISLIENILKQVDSPNRSGQTLYEQVVFNNHSWEAEVIRPLPMDSSAYSFTAFAGVPAVEFSFTEDGPAYPFLHTKEDTYENLHRVLRGRLPAVAQAVAQLAGQLLIRLSHDHLLPLDFGRYGDVVLRHIGSLNEFSGDLKARGLTLQWVYSARGDYIRAAEKLRKEIYSSEESDERLTRMYNVRIMRVEFYFLSQYVSPADSPFRHIFLGRGDHTLGALLDHVRLLRSGGSGALGAVSSQVVPGLGFQESRFRRQLALLTWTLQGAANALSGDVWNIDNNF; translated from the exons ATGGAGCGGCTTTGGGGTCTACTCCGGAGGAGAGCG CAAAGGTTGTCCTCACGACCCTCTCAGACCATCTACAAGCGAGTGGAGGGCACCCAGCAGGGGcgcctggaggaggaagaggaagacagggaggagggggtggagccATCAGCCCACTTCTGCCCCATGGAGCTGAGAGGCCCCGAGCCCCTGGGCTCTCGACCAGCTCGGCAAAACCTCGGATTCTGGGCAGTAGCAGGACGAAGAGCCGCCCCCTACCTGGTCCTGATAGCCCTTCTGATCTTCACTGGGG CCTTCCTCCTGGGCTACGTGGCCTTCCGAGGGTCCTGCCAGGCATGCGGGGACGACGTGTTGGTGGTCAGTGAGGACTTGAACCATGAGCTGGGAGCGGACTCCCACCAGGGCACATTGTACTGGAGTGACCTCCAGGCCATGTTCCTGcagctcctgggggaggggcatcTGGAGGACATCATCAG GCAAACTAGCCTTCGGCAAAGGATGGCTGGTTCTGCTGGGATGGCAGCTTTGGCTCAGGACATCCGCGAGGCACTCTTGCACCAGCAGCTGGACCACGTGTGGATGGACACGCACTACGTGGGGCTGCAGTTCCCGGACCC TGATCACCCCAATACCCTGCACTGGGTCAATGCTTCCGGGAGGCCCGAGGAGCAGCTGCCGCTGGAGGACCCTGACGTCTACTGCCCCTACAGCGCCACTGGCAACGCCACG GGAGAGCTGGTGTACGCCCACTACGGGCGGTCCGAGGACCTGCAGGACCTGCGGGCCCGGGGCGTGGAGCCAACGGGGCGCCTCCTGCTGGTGCGCTTGGGAATGATCAATTTTGCCCAGAAG GTGCATCTGGGAACGGGGGACCCCTACACACCTGGCTTCCCTTCCTTCAATCAAACCCAGTTCCCTCCAGTCCAGTCCTCAGGCCTCCCTAGcatcccagcccagcccatcAGTGCGGACATTGCCTCCCTTCTACTGAG GAAGCTTGAAGGCCCTGTGGCCCCCCAAGAATGGCAGGGGCACCTCCCAGTCTCCCCTTATCGTCTGGGCCCTGGGCCGGGCCTGCACCTGGGGGTCAACAACCACAGGGCCTCCACCCCCATCAGCAACATCTTTGGCTGCATCGAGGGCCGCTCAGAGCCAG ATCACTACGTTGTCATCGGGGCCCAGAGGGACGCATGGGGCCCAGGAGCAGCCAAGTCCGCCGTGGGGACCGCCATACTGCTGGAGCTGGTGCGGACCTTTTCCTCCATGGTGAGCAATG gctTCCGGCCCCGCAGAAGTCTTCTCTTCATCAGCTGGGATGGTGGTGACTTTGGGAGTGTGGGGTCCACAGAGTGGCTGGAG GGCTACCTCAGTGTGCTGCACCTCAAAGCCGTAGTCTATGTGAGCCTGGACAATGCAGTGCTGG GGGATGACAAGTTCCATGCCAAGACCAGCCCCCTTCTGATTAGCCTCATTGAGAACATCCTGAAGCAG gtggACTCTCCTAACCGCAGTGGGCAGACCCTCTATGAGCAGGTGGTGTTCAACAATCACAGCTGGGAAGCTGAGGt GATCCGGCCGCTGCCCATGGACAGCAGTGCCTATTCCTTCACGGCCTTTGCGGGGGTCCCTGCCGTTGAGTTCTCCTTCACGGAG GATGGCCCGGCGTACCCGTTCCTGCACACTAAGGAGGACACCTACGAGAATCTTCACAGGGTACTGCGGGGCCGCCTGCCGGCCGTGGCCCAAGCTGTGGCCCAGCTCGCGGGGCAGCTCCTCATCCGGCTCAGCCACGATCACCTGCTGCCCCTCGACTTCGGCCGCTACGGGGACGTGGTCCTCAGGCACATCGGCAGCCTCAACGAGTTCTCTGGGGACCTCAAG GCTCGCGGGCTGACCCTCCAGTGGGTGTACTCTGCGCGGGGGGACTACATCCGGGCTGCAGAGAAGCTGCGGAAGGAGATCTACAGCTCGGAAGAGAGCGACGAGAGGCTGACGCGCATGTACAACGTGCGCATCATGCGG GTGGAGTTCTACTTCCTGTCCCAGTACGTGTCGCCGGCCGACTCCCCGTTCCGCCACATCTTCCTGGGCCGCGGAGACCACACGCTGGGCGCCCTGCTCGATCACGTGCGGCTGCTGCGCTCGGGCGGCTCCGGGGCCCTTGGGGCCGTCTCATCCCAGGTGGTTCCGGGCCTGGGCTTCCAGGAGAGCCGCTTCCGTCGCCAGCTGGCCCTGCTCACCTGGACGCTGCAAGGGGCAGCCAACGCGCTGAGCGGGGACGTCTGGAACATCGATAACAACTTTTGA
- the TFR2 gene encoding transferrin receptor protein 2 isoform X2, producing the protein MERLWGLLRRRATIYKRVEGTQQGRLEEEEEDREEGVEPSAHFCPMELRGPEPLGSRPARQNLGFWAVAGRRAAPYLVLIALLIFTGAFLLGYVAFRGSCQACGDDVLVVSEDLNHELGADSHQGTLYWSDLQAMFLQLLGEGHLEDIIRQTSLRQRMAGSAGMAALAQDIREALLHQQLDHVWMDTHYVGLQFPDPDHPNTLHWVNASGRPEEQLPLEDPDVYCPYSATGNATGELVYAHYGRSEDLQDLRARGVEPTGRLLLVRLGMINFAQKVASAQDFGARGVLIYPDPADFSQGPHKISLSSHRAVYGHVHLGTGDPYTPGFPSFNQTQFPPVQSSGLPSIPAQPISADIASLLLRKLEGPVAPQEWQGHLPVSPYRLGPGPGLHLGVNNHRASTPISNIFGCIEGRSEPDHYVVIGAQRDAWGPGAAKSAVGTAILLELVRTFSSMVSNGFRPRRSLLFISWDGGDFGSVGSTEWLEGYLSVLHLKAVVYVSLDNAVLGDDKFHAKTSPLLISLIENILKQVDSPNRSGQTLYEQVVFNNHSWEAEVIRPLPMDSSAYSFTAFAGVPAVEFSFTEDGPAYPFLHTKEDTYENLHRVLRGRLPAVAQAVAQLAGQLLIRLSHDHLLPLDFGRYGDVVLRHIGSLNEFSGDLKARGLTLQWVYSARGDYIRAAEKLRKEIYSSEESDERLTRMYNVRIMRVEFYFLSQYVSPADSPFRHIFLGRGDHTLGALLDHVRLLRSGGSGALGAVSSQVVPGLGFQESRFRRQLALLTWTLQGAANALSGDVWNIDNNF; encoded by the exons ATGGAGCGGCTTTGGGGTCTACTCCGGAGGAGAGCG ACCATCTACAAGCGAGTGGAGGGCACCCAGCAGGGGcgcctggaggaggaagaggaagacagggaggagggggtggagccATCAGCCCACTTCTGCCCCATGGAGCTGAGAGGCCCCGAGCCCCTGGGCTCTCGACCAGCTCGGCAAAACCTCGGATTCTGGGCAGTAGCAGGACGAAGAGCCGCCCCCTACCTGGTCCTGATAGCCCTTCTGATCTTCACTGGGG CCTTCCTCCTGGGCTACGTGGCCTTCCGAGGGTCCTGCCAGGCATGCGGGGACGACGTGTTGGTGGTCAGTGAGGACTTGAACCATGAGCTGGGAGCGGACTCCCACCAGGGCACATTGTACTGGAGTGACCTCCAGGCCATGTTCCTGcagctcctgggggaggggcatcTGGAGGACATCATCAG GCAAACTAGCCTTCGGCAAAGGATGGCTGGTTCTGCTGGGATGGCAGCTTTGGCTCAGGACATCCGCGAGGCACTCTTGCACCAGCAGCTGGACCACGTGTGGATGGACACGCACTACGTGGGGCTGCAGTTCCCGGACCC TGATCACCCCAATACCCTGCACTGGGTCAATGCTTCCGGGAGGCCCGAGGAGCAGCTGCCGCTGGAGGACCCTGACGTCTACTGCCCCTACAGCGCCACTGGCAACGCCACG GGAGAGCTGGTGTACGCCCACTACGGGCGGTCCGAGGACCTGCAGGACCTGCGGGCCCGGGGCGTGGAGCCAACGGGGCGCCTCCTGCTGGTGCGCTTGGGAATGATCAATTTTGCCCAGAAG GTGGCCAGTGCCCAGGATTTTGGGGCCCGAGGAGTGCTCATATACCCGGACCCAGCAGACTTCTCCCAGGGCCCACACAAGATCAGCCTGTCCAGCCACCGGGCTGTGTATGGACAT GTGCATCTGGGAACGGGGGACCCCTACACACCTGGCTTCCCTTCCTTCAATCAAACCCAGTTCCCTCCAGTCCAGTCCTCAGGCCTCCCTAGcatcccagcccagcccatcAGTGCGGACATTGCCTCCCTTCTACTGAG GAAGCTTGAAGGCCCTGTGGCCCCCCAAGAATGGCAGGGGCACCTCCCAGTCTCCCCTTATCGTCTGGGCCCTGGGCCGGGCCTGCACCTGGGGGTCAACAACCACAGGGCCTCCACCCCCATCAGCAACATCTTTGGCTGCATCGAGGGCCGCTCAGAGCCAG ATCACTACGTTGTCATCGGGGCCCAGAGGGACGCATGGGGCCCAGGAGCAGCCAAGTCCGCCGTGGGGACCGCCATACTGCTGGAGCTGGTGCGGACCTTTTCCTCCATGGTGAGCAATG gctTCCGGCCCCGCAGAAGTCTTCTCTTCATCAGCTGGGATGGTGGTGACTTTGGGAGTGTGGGGTCCACAGAGTGGCTGGAG GGCTACCTCAGTGTGCTGCACCTCAAAGCCGTAGTCTATGTGAGCCTGGACAATGCAGTGCTGG GGGATGACAAGTTCCATGCCAAGACCAGCCCCCTTCTGATTAGCCTCATTGAGAACATCCTGAAGCAG gtggACTCTCCTAACCGCAGTGGGCAGACCCTCTATGAGCAGGTGGTGTTCAACAATCACAGCTGGGAAGCTGAGGt GATCCGGCCGCTGCCCATGGACAGCAGTGCCTATTCCTTCACGGCCTTTGCGGGGGTCCCTGCCGTTGAGTTCTCCTTCACGGAG GATGGCCCGGCGTACCCGTTCCTGCACACTAAGGAGGACACCTACGAGAATCTTCACAGGGTACTGCGGGGCCGCCTGCCGGCCGTGGCCCAAGCTGTGGCCCAGCTCGCGGGGCAGCTCCTCATCCGGCTCAGCCACGATCACCTGCTGCCCCTCGACTTCGGCCGCTACGGGGACGTGGTCCTCAGGCACATCGGCAGCCTCAACGAGTTCTCTGGGGACCTCAAG GCTCGCGGGCTGACCCTCCAGTGGGTGTACTCTGCGCGGGGGGACTACATCCGGGCTGCAGAGAAGCTGCGGAAGGAGATCTACAGCTCGGAAGAGAGCGACGAGAGGCTGACGCGCATGTACAACGTGCGCATCATGCGG GTGGAGTTCTACTTCCTGTCCCAGTACGTGTCGCCGGCCGACTCCCCGTTCCGCCACATCTTCCTGGGCCGCGGAGACCACACGCTGGGCGCCCTGCTCGATCACGTGCGGCTGCTGCGCTCGGGCGGCTCCGGGGCCCTTGGGGCCGTCTCATCCCAGGTGGTTCCGGGCCTGGGCTTCCAGGAGAGCCGCTTCCGTCGCCAGCTGGCCCTGCTCACCTGGACGCTGCAAGGGGCAGCCAACGCGCTGAGCGGGGACGTCTGGAACATCGATAACAACTTTTGA
- the TFR2 gene encoding transferrin receptor protein 2 isoform X4, which yields MERLWGLLRRRAQRLSSRPSQTIYKRVEGTQQGRLEEEEEDREEGVEPSAHFCPMELRGPEPLGSRPARQNLGFWAVAGRRAAPYLVLIALLIFTGAFLLGYVAFRGSCQACGDDVLVVSEDLNHELGADSHQGTLYWSDLQAMFLQLLGEGHLEDIIRQTSLRQRMAGSAGMAALAQDIREALLHQQLDHVWMDTHYVGLQFPDPDHPNTLHWVNASGRPEEQLPLEDPDVYCPYSATGNATGELVYAHYGRSEDLQDLRARGVEPTGRLLLVRLGMINFAQKVASAQDFGARGVLIYPDPADFSQGPHKISLSSHRAVYGHVHLGTGDPYTPGFPSFNQTQFPPVQSSGLPSIPAQPISADIASLLLRKLEGPVAPQEWQGHLPVSPYRLGPGPGLHLGVNNHRASTPISNIFGCIEGRSEPDHYVVIGAQRDAWGPGAAKSAVGTAILLELVRTFSSMVSNGFRPRRSLLFISWDGGDFGSVGSTEWLEGYLSVLHLKAVVYVSLDNAVLGDDKFHAKTSPLLISLIENILKQVDSPNRSGQTLYEQVVFNNHSWEAEVIRPLPMDSSAYSFTAFAGVPAVEFSFTEDGPAYPFLHTKEDTYENLHRVLRGRLPAVAQAVAQLAGQLLIRLSHDHLLPLDFGRYGDVVLRHIGSLNEFSGDLKARGPSPVS from the exons ATGGAGCGGCTTTGGGGTCTACTCCGGAGGAGAGCG CAAAGGTTGTCCTCACGACCCTCTCAGACCATCTACAAGCGAGTGGAGGGCACCCAGCAGGGGcgcctggaggaggaagaggaagacagggaggagggggtggagccATCAGCCCACTTCTGCCCCATGGAGCTGAGAGGCCCCGAGCCCCTGGGCTCTCGACCAGCTCGGCAAAACCTCGGATTCTGGGCAGTAGCAGGACGAAGAGCCGCCCCCTACCTGGTCCTGATAGCCCTTCTGATCTTCACTGGGG CCTTCCTCCTGGGCTACGTGGCCTTCCGAGGGTCCTGCCAGGCATGCGGGGACGACGTGTTGGTGGTCAGTGAGGACTTGAACCATGAGCTGGGAGCGGACTCCCACCAGGGCACATTGTACTGGAGTGACCTCCAGGCCATGTTCCTGcagctcctgggggaggggcatcTGGAGGACATCATCAG GCAAACTAGCCTTCGGCAAAGGATGGCTGGTTCTGCTGGGATGGCAGCTTTGGCTCAGGACATCCGCGAGGCACTCTTGCACCAGCAGCTGGACCACGTGTGGATGGACACGCACTACGTGGGGCTGCAGTTCCCGGACCC TGATCACCCCAATACCCTGCACTGGGTCAATGCTTCCGGGAGGCCCGAGGAGCAGCTGCCGCTGGAGGACCCTGACGTCTACTGCCCCTACAGCGCCACTGGCAACGCCACG GGAGAGCTGGTGTACGCCCACTACGGGCGGTCCGAGGACCTGCAGGACCTGCGGGCCCGGGGCGTGGAGCCAACGGGGCGCCTCCTGCTGGTGCGCTTGGGAATGATCAATTTTGCCCAGAAG GTGGCCAGTGCCCAGGATTTTGGGGCCCGAGGAGTGCTCATATACCCGGACCCAGCAGACTTCTCCCAGGGCCCACACAAGATCAGCCTGTCCAGCCACCGGGCTGTGTATGGACAT GTGCATCTGGGAACGGGGGACCCCTACACACCTGGCTTCCCTTCCTTCAATCAAACCCAGTTCCCTCCAGTCCAGTCCTCAGGCCTCCCTAGcatcccagcccagcccatcAGTGCGGACATTGCCTCCCTTCTACTGAG GAAGCTTGAAGGCCCTGTGGCCCCCCAAGAATGGCAGGGGCACCTCCCAGTCTCCCCTTATCGTCTGGGCCCTGGGCCGGGCCTGCACCTGGGGGTCAACAACCACAGGGCCTCCACCCCCATCAGCAACATCTTTGGCTGCATCGAGGGCCGCTCAGAGCCAG ATCACTACGTTGTCATCGGGGCCCAGAGGGACGCATGGGGCCCAGGAGCAGCCAAGTCCGCCGTGGGGACCGCCATACTGCTGGAGCTGGTGCGGACCTTTTCCTCCATGGTGAGCAATG gctTCCGGCCCCGCAGAAGTCTTCTCTTCATCAGCTGGGATGGTGGTGACTTTGGGAGTGTGGGGTCCACAGAGTGGCTGGAG GGCTACCTCAGTGTGCTGCACCTCAAAGCCGTAGTCTATGTGAGCCTGGACAATGCAGTGCTGG GGGATGACAAGTTCCATGCCAAGACCAGCCCCCTTCTGATTAGCCTCATTGAGAACATCCTGAAGCAG gtggACTCTCCTAACCGCAGTGGGCAGACCCTCTATGAGCAGGTGGTGTTCAACAATCACAGCTGGGAAGCTGAGGt GATCCGGCCGCTGCCCATGGACAGCAGTGCCTATTCCTTCACGGCCTTTGCGGGGGTCCCTGCCGTTGAGTTCTCCTTCACGGAG GATGGCCCGGCGTACCCGTTCCTGCACACTAAGGAGGACACCTACGAGAATCTTCACAGGGTACTGCGGGGCCGCCTGCCGGCCGTGGCCCAAGCTGTGGCCCAGCTCGCGGGGCAGCTCCTCATCCGGCTCAGCCACGATCACCTGCTGCCCCTCGACTTCGGCCGCTACGGGGACGTGGTCCTCAGGCACATCGGCAGCCTCAACGAGTTCTCTGGGGACCTCAAG GCCCGAGGTCCCAGCCCCGTCTCCTAG
- the TFR2 gene encoding transferrin receptor protein 2 isoform X1 — MERLWGLLRRRAQRLSSRPSQTIYKRVEGTQQGRLEEEEEDREEGVEPSAHFCPMELRGPEPLGSRPARQNLGFWAVAGRRAAPYLVLIALLIFTGAFLLGYVAFRGSCQACGDDVLVVSEDLNHELGADSHQGTLYWSDLQAMFLQLLGEGHLEDIIRQTSLRQRMAGSAGMAALAQDIREALLHQQLDHVWMDTHYVGLQFPDPDHPNTLHWVNASGRPEEQLPLEDPDVYCPYSATGNATGELVYAHYGRSEDLQDLRARGVEPTGRLLLVRLGMINFAQKVASAQDFGARGVLIYPDPADFSQGPHKISLSSHRAVYGHVHLGTGDPYTPGFPSFNQTQFPPVQSSGLPSIPAQPISADIASLLLRKLEGPVAPQEWQGHLPVSPYRLGPGPGLHLGVNNHRASTPISNIFGCIEGRSEPDHYVVIGAQRDAWGPGAAKSAVGTAILLELVRTFSSMVSNGFRPRRSLLFISWDGGDFGSVGSTEWLEGYLSVLHLKAVVYVSLDNAVLGDDKFHAKTSPLLISLIENILKQVDSPNRSGQTLYEQVVFNNHSWEAEVIRPLPMDSSAYSFTAFAGVPAVEFSFTEDGPAYPFLHTKEDTYENLHRVLRGRLPAVAQAVAQLAGQLLIRLSHDHLLPLDFGRYGDVVLRHIGSLNEFSGDLKARGLTLQWVYSARGDYIRAAEKLRKEIYSSEESDERLTRMYNVRIMRVEFYFLSQYVSPADSPFRHIFLGRGDHTLGALLDHVRLLRSGGSGALGAVSSQVVPGLGFQESRFRRQLALLTWTLQGAANALSGDVWNIDNNF; from the exons ATGGAGCGGCTTTGGGGTCTACTCCGGAGGAGAGCG CAAAGGTTGTCCTCACGACCCTCTCAGACCATCTACAAGCGAGTGGAGGGCACCCAGCAGGGGcgcctggaggaggaagaggaagacagggaggagggggtggagccATCAGCCCACTTCTGCCCCATGGAGCTGAGAGGCCCCGAGCCCCTGGGCTCTCGACCAGCTCGGCAAAACCTCGGATTCTGGGCAGTAGCAGGACGAAGAGCCGCCCCCTACCTGGTCCTGATAGCCCTTCTGATCTTCACTGGGG CCTTCCTCCTGGGCTACGTGGCCTTCCGAGGGTCCTGCCAGGCATGCGGGGACGACGTGTTGGTGGTCAGTGAGGACTTGAACCATGAGCTGGGAGCGGACTCCCACCAGGGCACATTGTACTGGAGTGACCTCCAGGCCATGTTCCTGcagctcctgggggaggggcatcTGGAGGACATCATCAG GCAAACTAGCCTTCGGCAAAGGATGGCTGGTTCTGCTGGGATGGCAGCTTTGGCTCAGGACATCCGCGAGGCACTCTTGCACCAGCAGCTGGACCACGTGTGGATGGACACGCACTACGTGGGGCTGCAGTTCCCGGACCC TGATCACCCCAATACCCTGCACTGGGTCAATGCTTCCGGGAGGCCCGAGGAGCAGCTGCCGCTGGAGGACCCTGACGTCTACTGCCCCTACAGCGCCACTGGCAACGCCACG GGAGAGCTGGTGTACGCCCACTACGGGCGGTCCGAGGACCTGCAGGACCTGCGGGCCCGGGGCGTGGAGCCAACGGGGCGCCTCCTGCTGGTGCGCTTGGGAATGATCAATTTTGCCCAGAAG GTGGCCAGTGCCCAGGATTTTGGGGCCCGAGGAGTGCTCATATACCCGGACCCAGCAGACTTCTCCCAGGGCCCACACAAGATCAGCCTGTCCAGCCACCGGGCTGTGTATGGACAT GTGCATCTGGGAACGGGGGACCCCTACACACCTGGCTTCCCTTCCTTCAATCAAACCCAGTTCCCTCCAGTCCAGTCCTCAGGCCTCCCTAGcatcccagcccagcccatcAGTGCGGACATTGCCTCCCTTCTACTGAG GAAGCTTGAAGGCCCTGTGGCCCCCCAAGAATGGCAGGGGCACCTCCCAGTCTCCCCTTATCGTCTGGGCCCTGGGCCGGGCCTGCACCTGGGGGTCAACAACCACAGGGCCTCCACCCCCATCAGCAACATCTTTGGCTGCATCGAGGGCCGCTCAGAGCCAG ATCACTACGTTGTCATCGGGGCCCAGAGGGACGCATGGGGCCCAGGAGCAGCCAAGTCCGCCGTGGGGACCGCCATACTGCTGGAGCTGGTGCGGACCTTTTCCTCCATGGTGAGCAATG gctTCCGGCCCCGCAGAAGTCTTCTCTTCATCAGCTGGGATGGTGGTGACTTTGGGAGTGTGGGGTCCACAGAGTGGCTGGAG GGCTACCTCAGTGTGCTGCACCTCAAAGCCGTAGTCTATGTGAGCCTGGACAATGCAGTGCTGG GGGATGACAAGTTCCATGCCAAGACCAGCCCCCTTCTGATTAGCCTCATTGAGAACATCCTGAAGCAG gtggACTCTCCTAACCGCAGTGGGCAGACCCTCTATGAGCAGGTGGTGTTCAACAATCACAGCTGGGAAGCTGAGGt GATCCGGCCGCTGCCCATGGACAGCAGTGCCTATTCCTTCACGGCCTTTGCGGGGGTCCCTGCCGTTGAGTTCTCCTTCACGGAG GATGGCCCGGCGTACCCGTTCCTGCACACTAAGGAGGACACCTACGAGAATCTTCACAGGGTACTGCGGGGCCGCCTGCCGGCCGTGGCCCAAGCTGTGGCCCAGCTCGCGGGGCAGCTCCTCATCCGGCTCAGCCACGATCACCTGCTGCCCCTCGACTTCGGCCGCTACGGGGACGTGGTCCTCAGGCACATCGGCAGCCTCAACGAGTTCTCTGGGGACCTCAAG GCTCGCGGGCTGACCCTCCAGTGGGTGTACTCTGCGCGGGGGGACTACATCCGGGCTGCAGAGAAGCTGCGGAAGGAGATCTACAGCTCGGAAGAGAGCGACGAGAGGCTGACGCGCATGTACAACGTGCGCATCATGCGG GTGGAGTTCTACTTCCTGTCCCAGTACGTGTCGCCGGCCGACTCCCCGTTCCGCCACATCTTCCTGGGCCGCGGAGACCACACGCTGGGCGCCCTGCTCGATCACGTGCGGCTGCTGCGCTCGGGCGGCTCCGGGGCCCTTGGGGCCGTCTCATCCCAGGTGGTTCCGGGCCTGGGCTTCCAGGAGAGCCGCTTCCGTCGCCAGCTGGCCCTGCTCACCTGGACGCTGCAAGGGGCAGCCAACGCGCTGAGCGGGGACGTCTGGAACATCGATAACAACTTTTGA